A window of the Pogona vitticeps strain Pit_001003342236 chromosome 4, PviZW2.1, whole genome shotgun sequence genome harbors these coding sequences:
- the NECAB1 gene encoding N-terminal EF-hand calcium-binding protein 1 isoform X2 has translation MSLVHDDGKLSFDEFRAYFADGILTRDELHELFHTIDTNNTDNLDTEELFDYFSQHLGEYENVLSALEDLNVSILKAMDTTKKNYQEASKLKQFVTRFLLKETLNQLQSLHNSLECAMETTEEQTRQEKQVPAKPEVLKIQKPGRRSSRRLQRNNSFSPVSPLLNPGWLEEDNLWMNQINRLEKLIDRLEQKDLKLEPLEEEMPEGNTKSHILIVQRQMSVISEEVEQFRCALKQYVDSASSQDGCLHVSIQKLSSESRFIVYEFWENNAWNRHLQMNYSKTFQRNNVDCLETPEHITTMLVPASWWVLNN, from the exons ATGATGGCAAACTGTCCTTTGATGAATTCAGAGCTTACTTTGCTGATGGAATCCTGACCAGAGATGAATTGCATGAACTGTTTCACACCATTGACACAAACAATACAGA CAACCTTGACACTGAAGAACTGTTTG attATTTTTCCCAGCATTTGGGAGAGTATGAAAATGTCCTGTCTGCTTTAGAAGATCTCAATGTATCTATATTGAAGGCAATGGACACAACCAAGAAA aaCTATCAGGAGGCTTCTAAGTTGAAACAGTTTGTGACTCGATTTTTGCTGAAAGAAACCCTGAATCAGCTGCAGTCTCTCCACAATTCTCTGGAGTGTGCCATGGAAACTACAGAGGAACAAACCCGCCAAGAAAA ACAAGTGCCAGCAAAGCCAGAGGTTCTCAAAATTCAGAAGCCAGGAAGACGTTCAAGTCGAAGACTCCAGCGAAATAACAGTTTTTCTCCAGTTAGCCCTCTTCTTAACCCAG gCTGGCTAGAAGAGGACAACTTATGGATGAACCAAATAAACAGACTTGAGAAGCTTATTGACAGACTGGAACAGAAG GATCTAAAGCTTGAGCCACTAGAAGAAGAGATGCCAGAAGGAAACACTAAATCT CACATACTGATAGTTCAGCGTCAGATGTCAGTAATTTCAGAAGAAGTAGAGCAATTTCGATGTGCTCTGAAGCAGTATGTAGACTCTGCCTCTTCTCAGGATGGCTGTCTCCA TGTTTCCATTCAGAAGCTTTCAAGTGAATCCCGCTTCATTGTTTATGAATTCTGGGAGAACAATGCCTGGAATAG ACACCTCCAAATGAACTACAGCAAGACATTCCAAAGGAATAATGTGGATTGCCTGGAAACTCCAGAACACATTACAACTATGCTAGTGCCTG